A genomic region of Nitrospinota bacterium contains the following coding sequences:
- the rfbC gene encoding dTDP-4-dehydrorhamnose 3,5-epimerase has protein sequence MKILEAGLDGIKIFEPDVFGDSRGFFMETWQEQRYTAAGAIGHFVQDNVAFSKRGVLRGLHYQFPNPQAKLVYALYGEVFDVAVDIRKGSPTFGKWASVILSAENRRQVYIPPGFAHGYYVLSKRALVAYKCDDYYSSRAEHSIFWNDGDIGVQWPSQNPVVSEKDAKAPRLAQLDKSHLPE, from the coding sequence GTGAAGATTCTTGAGGCGGGGCTGGACGGGATAAAAATTTTCGAGCCGGACGTTTTTGGCGACAGCCGGGGATTCTTCATGGAAACCTGGCAGGAGCAAAGATACACCGCCGCCGGGGCCATCGGCCATTTCGTGCAGGACAACGTGGCCTTCTCCAAACGGGGCGTCCTGCGCGGGCTCCACTATCAATTCCCCAACCCCCAGGCAAAGCTGGTTTACGCCCTTTACGGCGAAGTGTTCGACGTGGCGGTGGACATACGGAAAGGCTCGCCCACCTTCGGCAAATGGGCGTCCGTGATTTTATCGGCGGAAAACCGGCGGCAGGTTTATATACCCCCCGGTTTCGCCCACGGATATTATGTGTTAAGCAAGCGGGCGCTGGTGGCCTACAAATGCGACGACTATTACAGCTCCCGGGCCGAGCATTCCATTTTCTGGAACGATGGAGACATAGGCGTTCAATGGCCGTCGCAAAACCCCGTGGTGTCGGAGAAAGACGCCAAGGCGCCCAGGCTGGCGCAGTTGGACAAAAGCCATCTGCCTGAATAA
- the rfbA gene encoding glucose-1-phosphate thymidylyltransferase RfbA: MITKGIILAGGTGTRLFPLTISVSKQLMPVYDKPLIYYPLSVLMLGGINDILIITTPGDRPQFERQLKDGSQWGIRISYATQEKPEGIAQAFLIGKDFLAGEGCCLILGDNIFYGDGLADMMKRAASRERGSTVFGYWVNEPQRYGVIEFDAKGRAVGIEEKPAKPKSNFVVTGLYFYDNGVVETAEGLKPSARGELEITDLNRVYLERGELTVEKMGRGQAWFDTGTHDALLDAANFVDTIEKRQGLKICCPEEIAFNRGLISADDLTAIGESMNNNGYGRYLLGLLQQRWPGEDS, encoded by the coding sequence ATGATCACAAAAGGCATTATCCTGGCAGGGGGCACGGGCACAAGGCTTTTCCCCCTCACCATAAGCGTGAGCAAACAGCTCATGCCGGTTTACGACAAGCCGCTTATTTACTATCCGCTCAGCGTGCTGATGCTGGGCGGCATAAACGACATCCTCATAATCACCACGCCGGGGGACCGGCCGCAGTTCGAGCGCCAGCTGAAAGACGGCTCCCAATGGGGTATCCGCATAAGCTACGCCACCCAGGAAAAACCGGAGGGAATAGCCCAGGCGTTCCTTATAGGAAAAGATTTCCTGGCGGGGGAAGGGTGTTGCCTGATATTGGGTGACAACATTTTCTACGGTGACGGGCTGGCGGACATGATGAAACGGGCCGCATCGCGGGAGCGGGGCTCCACGGTGTTCGGCTATTGGGTGAACGAGCCCCAGCGGTATGGGGTCATAGAGTTCGACGCCAAAGGCCGCGCCGTGGGCATAGAGGAAAAACCGGCCAAGCCCAAATCGAACTTCGTGGTGACGGGGCTGTATTTTTACGACAACGGCGTGGTGGAAACCGCCGAGGGGTTGAAACCGTCGGCCCGGGGGGAGCTGGAGATAACGGATTTAAACCGCGTTTACCTTGAGCGCGGCGAGCTTACTGTGGAGAAGATGGGCCGGGGCCAGGCGTGGTTTGACACGGGCACCCACGACGCTTTACTGGACGCGGCCAATTTCGTGGACACCATAGAGAAACGGCAGGGGCTTAAAATATGCTGTCCCGAGGAGATAGCCTTCAACCGGGGCCTCATCAGCGCCGATGATCTTACGGCCATAGGCGAATCCATGAACAACAACGGGTACGGCAGGTATCTTCTGGGGTTGTTACAGCAAAGGTGGCCCGGTGAAGATTCTTGA